The nucleotide sequence CAGTGCTTAACAGGACATTTCAGATTGCAAAAAACAGTAGTATCCGGTGGAGCGGTAGTCCTATGACTCCGGATCTGGATATCATTGCAAACTACAGAAGAACCGTTACCAATACCGGAGATTATTTACAGATGTCTATTGCTCAGCCAGTTGATGTAGTTCTCACAACCAAAATTACCAATACATTGACGGATCCGGATATCAAATTTGATGTTACGGCACCGGATGCACCATCACAAGTAAGAGAAACCCTAGCTTCCAAAATAAATACTGCGGACGAAAAGACAATTCAGTTTGGATCTGTTCTGGTTCTTAATAGTTTTAATGTCCCTAATTCTGGAGGTCTGGATTTTACAAATATTTCAAAATCATTGCAAAATACGGGATACAATGTGGCTTTTAAGCAATTAGGTTCAGTTCTTAATACCATCAGCAGTGCTTTCCAGATAAATCTAGATTATATCAGCGGAGATGCGAAATCAAATACTTCAGACAGGGCAAATACCAATGTAAGCCTCGCACTTTCTCCAAGAATCAAATTCAAGACGGGCTTGGGAGTTCCTATTACCAAAACCCAGAATACCAATGCCAATTATCTTTCTGTTGAAGGGATCGTAGAGTATGACTGGAGTAAAAATAACAATGGAAGCAGGTTGTTTCGAGCATATTCGAAGCCATCTAACATTGGTATCACCACCGCCATAACGCCAGGTGCTAATCAAAATTATGGAATTGGAATTGTTTACAGTAAAAGTTTTAATTCTCTTCGAGAAGTGTTTAAAAAGAAAAATACTACAAAAGCAGACTCTCTGGTTTCTGTAACAAATAAAACAGATTCTGTAAAAAACAAGGCTAAAAAATGATAATTGTCATAGTATTTATTGTATTTTGTTAAAAGATGTTAATCTGTTAATAAATGTTTTTATTTAAATTAATTTTTTTAAATTTGCAAAAAAAATAAGTTTATTTTAAATTAATAATAAAATCGAAATGAATTATCAATTAGACGATATCGATAAAAAAATTCTTGACTTCCTGGTAGAAAATACAAGAATGCCTTTCACAGAGATTGCTAAACAAATGGATGTTTCAGCAGGAACAATACACGTAAGGGTAAAGAAAATGGAAGATGCGGGAATTATTTTAGGGTCATCTTTAAATATAGATTACGGTAAATTGGACTATAATTTTACAGCTTTCATAGGTATTCTACTTACTAAGTCCAATCATACTCAGGAAGTTCTTAAACAATTGGCATTGATTCCAAATGTGGTAGAAGCAAGTGTGACTTCAGGAAAATATAATATTTTTTGCAAAATGAAAGCAAAAAATACCGAGGATGCAAAAAGAATCATCTATCAGATCGATGATATTCAGGATGTCATGAGAACAGAGAGTATGATCTCTATGGAAGAGTATATCAGTGATAAGAACCGTCTTATAAATGCGGTTAGTATATAGTTAGTTAGTAGAAGATTTTCTATTGGAAAGGGCTTATTTAGTAAGCTCTTTTTTAGTAATATTACATTATGAATTCTAAAGTTGAAAAACCTAAAA is from Epilithonimonas vandammei and encodes:
- a CDS encoding Lrp/AsnC family transcriptional regulator encodes the protein MNYQLDDIDKKILDFLVENTRMPFTEIAKQMDVSAGTIHVRVKKMEDAGIILGSSLNIDYGKLDYNFTAFIGILLTKSNHTQEVLKQLALIPNVVEASVTSGKYNIFCKMKAKNTEDAKRIIYQIDDIQDVMRTESMISMEEYISDKNRLINAVSI